One Clostridium novyi NT genomic window carries:
- a CDS encoding glycerate kinase family protein, which yields MKFVLAPDSFKESMTAKEAAEAMERGIKKAIPDAECIKVPMADGGEGTVQSLVDATDGEIIEVEVTGPDCNKVKAVYGILGDGKTAVIEMASASGIHLVKKEKRNPLYTTTYGTGELIKSALNRGVKNILIGIGGSATNDGGAGMLEALGAKFYDKYGDELAFGGGALEKLEKIDLSNFDERVKDVNIEVACDVNNPLTGENGASYIFGPQKGATEDMVKDLDNSLKNYAKVIKEQLGCDVENVPGAGAAGGLGAGLMAFLDADLRKGVELVIKYTKLEEKIKGADYVFTGEGSVDSQTVFGKTPFGVSTVAKKYNIPTIAFAGRIGDGVEELYKHGINSIVGILQGVTNLDEALRSGSKNIQKTSENIARILNI from the coding sequence ATGAAATTTGTTTTAGCGCCAGATTCTTTTAAAGAAAGTATGACAGCAAAAGAAGCAGCAGAAGCTATGGAAAGAGGAATAAAAAAAGCTATACCTGATGCTGAGTGTATAAAAGTTCCTATGGCAGATGGTGGAGAAGGAACTGTTCAATCTTTAGTAGATGCAACGGATGGAGAAATCATTGAGGTAGAAGTAACAGGACCTGATTGTAATAAAGTAAAGGCTGTTTATGGAATTTTAGGAGATGGAAAGACGGCTGTAATTGAAATGGCAAGTGCAAGTGGAATTCATCTTGTAAAAAAAGAAAAAAGAAATCCATTATATACAACAACTTATGGAACTGGTGAATTAATAAAATCCGCATTAAATAGAGGAGTTAAAAATATACTTATAGGGATAGGGGGAAGTGCCACTAATGATGGTGGTGCAGGAATGCTCGAAGCACTAGGAGCTAAGTTTTACGATAAGTACGGAGATGAACTAGCATTTGGTGGTGGTGCCCTTGAAAAGCTTGAAAAAATTGACCTATCTAACTTTGATGAAAGAGTAAAAGATGTAAATATTGAAGTTGCATGTGATGTTAATAATCCACTAACGGGAGAAAATGGAGCCTCTTATATATTTGGACCACAAAAGGGTGCTACGGAAGATATGGTAAAAGATCTTGATAATTCATTAAAAAATTATGCAAAAGTTATAAAAGAGCAATTAGGTTGTGATGTTGAAAATGTACCAGGAGCAGGAGCAGCCGGTGGACTTGGAGCAGGACTTATGGCATTTTTAGATGCTGATTTAAGAAAGGGAGTAGAACTTGTAATAAAGTATACTAAGCTTGAAGAAAAGATAAAGGGTGCTGATTATGTGTTTACAGGAGAAGGAAGTGTAGACTCTCAAACAGTATTTGGAAAAACTCCTTTTGGAGTATCTACGGTAGCTAAAAAATATAACATTCCTACCATTGCTTTTGCAGGAAGAATCGGTGATGGTGTAGAAGAATTATATAAGCATGGAATAAATTCTATTGTTGGAATACTTCAAGGAGTTACTAATTTGGATGAAGCACTAAGAAGTGGGAGTAAAAATATACAAAAAACTTCTGAAAACATAGCACGAATATTAAATATATAG
- a CDS encoding sensor domain-containing protein: protein MRKDNQQVNNSDNKSILQNSHDVSSSYKRNDCPLEYSIFSEIIDSSKEGIMILDESLTVLYANYTLLKICERNVEEVINERIYNINKIKVEFYKNIVMNIKQNKIWTGELEYRSKSGRMYSLSILGKSIISQRDLQTYYIVIFEDVTKLKESERDINYLKKYDILTQLPQKELFVKNLKDEIIRLEGTGKLVGVVTLGLDDFKFINEAMGHLSGDRLLRDVTRRLKTLDKKCFLARITGDEFGIILTECEDIKDIENRINHIQQLFCKAFVINDQEVFVTASIGISIYPLDALNANELIMNATSAQNFVKKNGKNDYKIYSKDISKNAYKRIEMIALLKHAVENNQFVLHYQPQVSLESGSVMGVEALIRWNHPKLGLVYPDKFIPLAEKTGLIIPMGEWVIREACRQNKIWHDSGFEELVVSVNLSALQFEKEDLVDVIVDALKTSGLDPKFLEVEITEGILMVNTDKAIQTLNDLKEIGVKIAIDDFGTGYSSLSYLKEFPIDRLKIDRSFIMGIPKEDNGAIANIIIELAKSLHLNVVAEGTETLDHIKFLKVRKCDTIQGYYFSKPVSGEGFTEILRDNKKLYSNSI from the coding sequence ATGAGAAAAGATAATCAGCAAGTTAATAATTCGGACAATAAATCTATTTTGCAGAATTCTCATGATGTATCCAGTTCATATAAAAGAAATGATTGCCCGCTTGAATATTCTATATTTTCTGAAATTATAGACAGCTCTAAAGAAGGAATAATGATATTAGATGAAAGTTTAACGGTATTATATGCTAATTATACGCTTTTGAAGATTTGTGAGAGAAATGTAGAGGAAGTTATAAATGAGAGAATATATAATATAAATAAGATAAAAGTAGAGTTCTATAAAAATATAGTTATGAATATTAAACAAAATAAAATTTGGACTGGTGAATTAGAATATAGATCTAAATCCGGTAGGATGTATTCTCTATCTATTTTAGGGAAAAGCATAATCAGTCAAAGAGATCTACAAACATATTATATTGTAATATTTGAGGATGTAACAAAACTTAAAGAGAGTGAAAGAGATATAAATTATCTTAAAAAATATGATATACTTACACAATTGCCACAAAAGGAACTGTTTGTTAAGAATTTAAAAGATGAGATAATTAGATTAGAGGGAACAGGAAAATTAGTAGGGGTTGTCACTTTAGGATTAGATGATTTTAAATTTATAAATGAGGCCATGGGACATTTATCTGGTGATAGGTTATTAAGAGATGTGACAAGAAGATTAAAAACATTAGATAAAAAGTGCTTTTTAGCGAGAATAACTGGAGATGAATTTGGAATAATTTTAACTGAGTGTGAAGACATTAAGGATATAGAGAATAGGATTAATCATATTCAACAGTTGTTCTGTAAAGCATTTGTTATAAATGATCAAGAAGTTTTTGTAACTGCTAGTATAGGGATTAGCATTTATCCTTTGGATGCACTTAATGCAAATGAGTTGATTATGAATGCTACATCAGCTCAAAATTTTGTTAAGAAAAATGGTAAGAATGATTATAAAATATATTCTAAAGATATTAGTAAAAATGCTTATAAGAGAATAGAAATGATTGCGCTTTTAAAGCACGCTGTAGAAAACAATCAATTTGTATTACATTATCAACCACAGGTAAGTCTTGAATCAGGAAGTGTTATGGGAGTGGAGGCTTTAATAAGGTGGAATCATCCTAAGCTTGGACTAGTATATCCTGATAAGTTTATACCACTTGCAGAGAAAACAGGATTAATTATACCTATGGGAGAATGGGTAATACGAGAGGCTTGTAGACAAAATAAAATATGGCATGATAGTGGATTTGAAGAGTTAGTTGTTTCCGTAAATTTATCTGCACTTCAATTTGAAAAGGAAGATTTGGTAGATGTAATAGTAGATGCACTAAAAACTTCTGGATTAGATCCAAAATTTTTAGAGGTTGAGATAACTGAAGGAATTCTTATGGTGAATACTGATAAGGCAATACAAACTTTAAATGATCTTAAAGAGATAGGAGTAAAAATTGCTATAGATGATTTTGGAACAGGGTATTCTTCTTTGAGTTATCTTAAAGAATTTCCTATTGATAGATTAAAGATAGATAGATCTTTTATTATGGGTATACCTAAAGAAGATAATGGTGCCATTGCAAATATAATTATTGAGCTTGCTAAAAGTTTACATTTGAATGTGGTAGCAGAGGGAACTGAAACATTAGATCATATAAAGTTTTTAAAAGTTAGAAAATGTGATACAATACAAGGATATTATTTTAGTAAGCCTGTATCTGGAGAAGGATTTACTGAAATTTTAAGGGATAATAAAAAACTTTATAGTAATAGTATATAA
- a CDS encoding manganese catalase family protein, which produces MWIYEKKLEYPVNLKRKDLRMAKFLITQFGGPDGELSAALRYLSQRYAMPCGKTKGLLTDIGTEELAHVEIISAMVHQLVDGASIDEIKKAGLEGYYTQHGIDVFPVDANGVPFSSAYFQAIGDPIANLNEDLAAEQKAKVTYEHLIALADDPDIKDILKFLWAREIVHYQRFGEALESVQDSMDRKKIY; this is translated from the coding sequence ATGTGGATATATGAAAAGAAGTTAGAATATCCGGTTAATCTAAAAAGAAAAGATCTTAGAATGGCTAAATTTTTAATAACTCAATTTGGGGGTCCTGATGGAGAACTTTCTGCAGCTCTTAGATACTTAAGTCAAAGATATGCAATGCCCTGCGGCAAAACCAAAGGACTCCTTACTGATATAGGTACAGAAGAATTAGCTCACGTAGAAATAATCTCTGCAATGGTACATCAATTAGTAGATGGTGCAAGCATAGATGAAATTAAAAAAGCAGGCCTTGAAGGATATTATACTCAGCACGGTATTGATGTATTCCCAGTAGATGCAAACGGCGTTCCATTTTCTTCTGCATATTTCCAAGCAATTGGAGATCCTATAGCAAACTTAAACGAAGACCTAGCTGCAGAACAGAAAGCCAAAGTAACATACGAACATCTTATTGCTCTAGCTGATGATCCTGACATTAAAGATATTCTTAAATTTTTATGGGCAAGAGAAATTGTACACTATCAACGTTTTGGTGAAGCTCTTGAAAGTGTTCAAGACTCTATGGATAGAAAAAAGATTTATTAA
- a CDS encoding spore coat protein CotJB: protein MDQFSYNTLSREDLMRKIQELEFATVDLNLFLDTHPDNADALEAFNEISRNANKLKKIYEVNFGPLTNFGYDQSSSPWAWVDEPWPWEKSSK, encoded by the coding sequence ATGGATCAATTTTCTTACAATACCCTATCTCGCGAAGATTTAATGAGAAAAATTCAAGAACTAGAATTTGCTACTGTTGATTTAAATTTATTCTTAGATACTCATCCTGACAATGCAGATGCATTAGAAGCATTTAATGAAATATCCCGAAATGCAAATAAACTTAAAAAAATTTATGAAGTTAACTTCGGACCTTTAACTAACTTTGGATATGATCAAAGTAGTTCTCCTTGGGCATGGGTTGATGAACCTTGGCCTTGGGAAAAATCTTCAAAATAA
- a CDS encoding spore coat associated protein CotJA gives MYQNFMPYMNPIYMLNTRNAMQPKWEMDLARIYFQPQPFVGIFPVDEAMYKGTVFPNLYAAYPPPIGQFDNRRK, from the coding sequence ATGTATCAAAACTTCATGCCATATATGAATCCAATATATATGTTAAACACTAGAAATGCTATGCAACCAAAATGGGAAATGGACCTAGCAAGAATTTACTTTCAACCTCAACCATTCGTAGGTATATTCCCAGTGGATGAAGCTATGTATAAAGGAACAGTATTTCCTAACCTATATGCAGCTTACCCACCACCAATAGGACAATTTGATAATAGGAGGAAGTAA
- a CDS encoding DUF4396 domain-containing protein, producing the protein MKKVSVILASILCFILLLGPLSILRGLLYPSVYKNQYNRVHLNTSNTTRVLGETSEDIGAEVSKILYPAGFKESNLGSIILLQSDNWQDALALMPMIRKYNGVLMNVGNSVSKQAYDYINASLPKGAGDINRTQLFVFGKNIENIKTQLKNINLKSTYLSYKTTDELQKYIYGMPNVLNDEKYAFLVKEDNPLASIPSATWIAKEGGVLLYADKDNKLYESSKEILKSQNIKNVYVLADKTLDGDGILKPFKVKVNRLVAFNPESFAVKFARFNDEKNSVGWASDRKRNNEGHNYILCSKSNPMMAVVASQLATRGRTGPLLWTESKGLSPITENYLWRMKPNYWVGGAEGPYNNVWIIGNNNILDYGIQGTVDYSQGINSYEMMGHGGVSGIEALCIVSILISVLGAIWTALHLSLRMRRLSPLVKLMWILTVLLLGALGLWIYIISYVDSPWMNVNNKVICMRPVWKQVLVVTVMSLSFGGAAIIAIQYIMTKIGLPMAIFPEKSGMYLLGNPIIILMIVSYILSFILSVYFFVPDLFIEIKNISYTHAKKEAFVPVVVSITSIFIGIALSMWWLSVVYAPRIPEEDYILWWGFMHLSVVIGGIISYIPNWLLVKFGKELGVV; encoded by the coding sequence ATGAAAAAGGTATCTGTTATTTTGGCTAGTATATTGTGCTTTATATTATTACTAGGACCTTTAAGTATTTTGAGAGGATTACTTTATCCATCAGTATATAAAAATCAATATAATAGGGTTCATTTAAATACATCAAATACAACAAGAGTTCTAGGGGAAACTTCAGAGGATATAGGAGCTGAAGTGTCAAAAATTCTATATCCAGCGGGATTTAAAGAAAGTAACTTAGGTTCAATAATATTATTACAATCAGATAATTGGCAAGATGCACTTGCACTTATGCCTATGATTAGAAAGTACAATGGGGTTTTAATGAATGTAGGAAATAGTGTATCTAAACAGGCTTATGATTATATAAATGCATCATTACCTAAGGGTGCAGGTGATATAAATAGAACTCAGTTATTTGTATTTGGAAAGAATATAGAAAATATAAAAACTCAATTAAAAAATATTAATTTAAAATCTACATATTTATCATATAAAACAACAGATGAGCTTCAAAAATATATTTATGGAATGCCTAATGTGTTAAATGATGAGAAATATGCCTTTTTAGTTAAGGAGGATAATCCCTTAGCATCAATTCCATCTGCTACATGGATTGCAAAGGAAGGCGGAGTGTTACTTTATGCTGATAAAGATAATAAATTATATGAATCATCAAAGGAAATTTTAAAAAGTCAAAATATCAAAAATGTTTATGTATTAGCAGATAAAACTCTTGATGGAGATGGTATTTTAAAACCATTTAAAGTAAAGGTAAACAGACTTGTAGCTTTTAATCCTGAATCATTTGCTGTTAAGTTTGCAAGATTTAATGATGAAAAGAATTCAGTAGGATGGGCATCAGATAGAAAGAGAAATAATGAGGGACATAATTACATATTATGTTCAAAATCTAATCCCATGATGGCGGTTGTTGCGTCACAATTAGCAACTAGGGGAAGAACAGGACCACTTTTATGGACTGAAAGTAAAGGGTTATCACCTATAACTGAAAATTACCTTTGGAGAATGAAGCCAAACTACTGGGTTGGCGGTGCAGAAGGTCCATACAATAATGTTTGGATAATAGGAAACAACAACATTTTAGATTATGGAATACAAGGTACAGTGGATTACTCTCAGGGAATTAATTCTTATGAAATGATGGGACATGGAGGCGTAAGTGGAATTGAAGCTTTATGTATAGTTTCTATTTTAATATCTGTACTTGGAGCCATATGGACTGCCCTACATCTATCTTTAAGGATGAGAAGATTATCTCCATTAGTTAAGCTTATGTGGATACTAACAGTGTTACTACTTGGAGCTTTAGGACTATGGATATATATAATATCTTATGTAGATTCTCCATGGATGAATGTAAACAATAAAGTTATATGTATGAGACCTGTGTGGAAACAAGTTTTAGTTGTCACTGTAATGAGTTTGTCTTTTGGTGGGGCAGCTATTATAGCAATACAATATATTATGACAAAAATAGGATTACCAATGGCTATATTCCCAGAAAAATCAGGAATGTACCTTCTGGGAAATCCAATAATAATTCTTATGATAGTTTCGTATATACTTTCGTTTATTTTAAGTGTATATTTCTTTGTCCCAGACTTATTTATAGAAATAAAAAATATATCATATACACATGCTAAAAAAGAAGCTTTTGTACCAGTTGTTGTTTCTATAACTTCAATATTTATAGGAATAGCTTTAAGCATGTGGTGGCTAAGTGTTGTGTATGCTCCAAGAATACCAGAAGAAGACTATATACTTTGGTGGGGCTTTATGCATCTATCAGTAGTAATAGGTGGAATTATATCATATATACCTAATTGGCTTTTAGTGAAATTCGGTAAAGAACTTGGTGTTGTATAA